TGTTGAGCGCGTGGTGGATGGCGGCGTCGGCACCGCCGGCGCTGCCGCCCACCAGCACTTCGCCCCCGGTCCAGCCGTTGGCGCTGATCCCAGCCGTACTGTCGATGTTTACCTGCTGTCCCAGGAGATGGACGGAGCCGCCAATGTCACCGCTGTTGTCCGCGCTCACCGTTCCCGCCACCGTGGTGGTGCCGTCGCGCGAGTCGACCAGCAGCCTGCCGCCCAGGTAGGTGGTCGAATTGACGCTGGTCTGGCTGCCCGCTCCCAGCCCGATGTCGCCACTGGCCCGGATCACGATGCGCCCGACATTGTCGTAGTCCATGCTGTCGGCACGCACAATGCCATCCTGGTTGACGCTGGCGCCATGCAGGTCAATGCTGCCCCCTTCCGGGGCCAGCAGCGAGCCCAGGTTCACCGTCGTGTTTTCCGGCGCGCTGACCCGCACCGTGACATTCGGCGCGCCCGAGTCGACCAGCTCAATGCTCTTGCCGGCAGCCAGCACGATCTTGCCCGTCTCGCTCTCGATGGCGCCTTCGTTGCGCACCGCGTCGCCAAGCAGCCAGAGGCGCCCGCCAAAGCTGGTCGTGATGGTGCCCCGGTTGAGCACCTGGCCCGCGGAGGACCCGCTGGTGGCAAACGAAAAGCGGTTGTTGATGAAGTCTTCGTTGGCAATGCCCAGCGTCGATGCCACCATGGCGCCCACATCGACCCGGGCGCTGCTGCCGAACAGCACGCCGTGCGGATTGACCAGCCACACTTCGCCATTCGAGGTCAGGCTGCCCAGGATGCTGGAGGGATCATTGCCGACCACGCGGTTGAGCACCTTGCTCGATGCGCTTTCCTGCTCGAAGCGCACGCCATTGTTGGCGCCGATCGAAAAGCTTTCCCAGTTCAGCACTGCGTTGGGCGAATTGGTGATGGTCAGCTGCGATCCATCGATCACCGCCGGCGCCGTGCCGCTGACGACCTGCAGGCCGGTGGGCAGTTGCGCCCACGCGGGCGCCGCGGCGCCACCGAAGGCGGCAATGAGCGAGGCCACCAGCGCACGGCGCGCATGGCGGGTGCGGCGTGGCGACGAGTGGGGACGGTGTTGGCTTGGCAATTTCATGGCGGGATCCTCGGGGATCGATGGCAAAGTGGCGGGACTTAAAACACCAGGTTGAGCGCGGCGTGGGCGCGGATGTCGCCGGGTTCGGAAGTGGGGCCGCGCTTCATGGCACGCCCGATATCGAGGCTGGCGCTGGCCAGCTTTTGCGCGCTCAGGCGCACGCCCACGCCGGTTCCGGTCAGCTCGCAGGTGCGCTGCAGGCCGCTGCACGGCATGTCGCCATGGTTCCTGACCAGGCCATGGTCGAGAAACAGGTAAGGGCGCAGGCGCACACCCTGTTGCCACTCGCGGGCAGGCACGGCGAGTTCGAGGCGCAGCAGCAGGCCGGCGTCGCCGGCCAGTTCCCGCTCGGCGTAGCCGCGTACGCTGTTGGCGCCGCCGATGCCGAATTTTTCAGCCGAGATCAGCGGATCGGCGCTCATTTGCGCTTCCGCGCGCAGGTTGATGCCGCTCCCGGCGCCAAGCGGCCTGTCGACAAACCCGGACAGGCGCGAGAGCAGGTAGCGCCGCTGCGCGCCCGGCCGGGCCGCCTCGAAGGTTGCCTGCGAACTGCCGGCGATGTTGCTGGCCAGCGAAGCGTTATAGCCGTAGTTGAGGGCGGCGCCCCCTTGCTGGCCGGTGTACGACAGCGTCAGCGGCACTGTCGTCACGTCCACCGCGGCCGAGCCGCAGGCGGCGGCGCCAAAGTCGCCGATGGAGCAGTCATCCTTGTAGGCGCGCCAGTCCAGCCCGAGCGTGACGTGGTGGTCGTAATCGCCGCGCCGTTCCAGGTGGCGATTGGCGCGCAGGCCGACGATGGTGCCCTTGCCGGTAAACGACAGCGGGCCGGCGGGGGTAGCGGTCTTGCCGTTGCTGACGGTGGAATAGGCGACAAAGGCGTCGAACGAGGCAGCCAGGGCGTACAGCGGCACGCGGTAGCCGGCACTGAGAATTTGCACCCGGTTGGGGTAACCGGGCGAGGTTTGCAGCTGCAGCGTGCCCACGTGGTCGCGGTCAAACAGATTGGCATGCTCGACGCCGATGCTGACCCGGTGCCGTCCCGTCATCGCGGTGCCGGTATTGTTGTAGCCAAAAAGGTACTGCACCGGGCGCGAATCGGCCACGTCCACCTGGGCATCGATGGTGCCCGCTTCCTTGCCCGCTGCCAGGCTCACATTGACGTGCTTGGCCGGGTTGTTGTTGGTCAGCTGGATGTCGCGGTTGATCGCCCGCACGCTTGGGGTGCTGCCTTCGCGCAGATGCGGCAGCCCGGCGCGGATATTGGCAGTGGCAAAGTGCTTGTTGCCGGTCACCCGCACCACGGCGATCTTGCCCTCGACCACGCGCACCACGATCTGGCCATTGGTCGCTTCCTGGGGCGGCACATAGGCCACCACGCCGCCATAACCGGCGTCGCGATAGGCATTCTGGATGCGCGCGGCCAGTGCCTTCAGTTCACTCAGGGGAGGTTGCTGGGATACTGCCGAGGTCAGCTCGGCCAGGGTCTGCGGGGCCAGCAGGGTATTGCCTTCAACGCGCACGCTGGTGGCGCCGCCCTGGCCCGATGCGCTGCCCGCGAGCAGCAGAAGGGAGGGGCAGGCGAACAGCAAAACCCAGTTGCAAAAGCGCGCGGTCATGGACTTTCCTTTGGTATCGTCGTATAGCAGTGATCGGCAATATACGTCGGGACCACTTGGGAAATTGTTATATTTAGTCTAACAGGATGTGTTAATGTATGCCAAATTTTAATCGAAGATCATGACCAAACCAGCAACACTCTGGGGCGGTTGTCGTTAACAATCGAGCCATAAGGAAGAGAACATGAAGATCCCATCACTGCTGGCAGCGTGCATCCTGGCCGCCGCCCTGCCTGCACAGGGCCAGGAAACCCCGGTGATCGGCGAAGGACAGGCCGAAATGGGCGTGCTGGTCGATGCGCTGGCGCCCAAGGCGCCGGTGCGCACCCGCGGCATCGGTCTGGCGCGCGACAAGGCAGCTGCCAAGCCTGCCGCCCCGGCCAAGGTATCGCTCCTGATTACCTTCGAGCCCAATTCGGCGGCGCTGACAGCGAGCTCGCGCCAGTCGCTCGAAGTGGTCGGCCAGGCGCTGGCGTCGGAGAAGCTCTCGCCGTTCCGCTTTGCCATTGAAGGCCATGCCGACCCGCGCGGACTGGCGGCCAACAACCTGAAGCTGTCGCAGCTGCGCGCCGAATCGGTCCGCGCTTACCTCGTCAACACCATGCAGATCGATGGCGCGCGCCTGGACGCGATCGGCAAGGGCGACCGCGAGCTGATGAACAAGGCAGTGCCGGAAGCGCCGGAAAACCGCCGCGTCACCATCGTCAACCTGTCGCGCTGACAGGCGCCGGCGCCTGCTAGTCAGGGCACGACTTCCCTGATTGAAAACGCGGCGGCGCCGTAAGTGCCGGCGCACGGCGTGCCGGCGCAGTCGGCAACGCCGGCCAGCAGGGGCGTGGCGCCGCGGTGCGTGCGCTGCAGCTCGGCGATGCGCGCTACCGGAAAGCTGGAAAACGGCGCCCCTGCTGCCAGGCCGGACGGCCCGAAGTCGCGCGGCGTGTCCGACACCATCACCACAAAATGATCGATGCCTGCCGGGCCATACGCCATGATCGGCCAGGCCGGGCGCGGCAGGCTGATGGTCTGGCCGGCGCCGATGCGGTTGGCCTTGTCCCTGGCGTTGGGGAACAGCATGACCGGGTCCTTGCTGTCGGTGCCGACCATGAGCACATACACATGGCCGGCATGCGTCGAATGGATGGAAAACTTGATGTAATCCTTTTCAATCCGCACCCGGCTGTTGGCCAGGTCCACCGTGACCTTGCGTTCGGGTTCTGCTTCGGCCAGGATGGCGTCCAGGGCCGCAACGGAATCAAACGGGGCCGGTTCGGCAGCGGTGTCGGCGGCCGCGGGCGCTGCCGCCGTGACAGGGGCAGCGGGGGTAGCGAGGGCGGCAGGGTCGGTCCCTGCGGCCGCCACGGCCGGTGCCGGTGCAGTGGCGATACCCTCTGACGGCCCGCCCGGCGCATCGCCGCGGCCCAGCAGAAAGGCCGCCAGGCCCGCCAGGGCCAGGCCTGCCAGGCCAAGTCCCGCCACCATCATCGTGCGTTGCGGCTTCGCGCTCACCGGCGCCGCCGGTGTGGCCGGGGCGGCCGGCATGGCCGGCGGCGCCATGTGGGTACGCTCCCCCGCTTCCAGTCCAAGCAAGCTTCTGAAGGCTGCCACGCTTTGCGGCCGGTCGGCCGGCTTGAAGGCGAGCGCGCCATCGATCGCCTCCAGGAAGCCGCTGCTGAAGCGATCGGCATGGCGGCTGGCCAGCGGCACGTAGGGATCGGTCATCATGCGGCTCATGGCAGGCGGCGGGGGATTGCCGTCAATTACAAAGTGAACCACCGAGGCCAGCGCGTACAGGTCGGTCCACGGGCCCTGGCCCATGCCGGGCATTTCCGCATACTGCTCGATCGGCGCGTAGTTCTGCTTGAGGATGACGGTAAAGGCGTTGTTGCTGTCGCCTACCGCGCGCCGCGCCGCGCCGAAATCGAGCAGCAGCGGGCGCCCCTCTTCGAGCATCAGGATGTTGTCGGGCGCGATATCGCGATGGTAGCAGCGGCTGGCATGGAGCTGTTCGAGTGCATCGAGCAGCGGGGCCAGCAGGGCCTTGAGCCAGGCTTCGTCCGGCGGCGCCGCGCGCGCCAGCAGCGCCTGTTTGAGTGTGGGGCCGCGGTAATAGGGCATGACCATGTAGGCCGTGCCATTGTCTTCCCAGAAGCGGTACACCTTGACCAGCGAAGGGTGATCAAACTGGGCCAGCAGCTTGGCTTCATTGATGAAGCTGCGCCGGCCCGCCTCCAGGCTGTCGGCATGCTGCGACGACAGGACGCTGACGTGGGCGCCAATACCGCGCCGCGCGAACGACGGCATGTATTCCTTGAGCGCGACCTGGCGTTCGAGCGAACTGTCGTACGCGAGGTAGACAATGCCGAAGCCGCCGATGCCCAGCACGCCCGTGATTTCAAATTCGCCCACGCGGGTGCCGTTTGGCAGCACGCTGTCATTGCCGCCCGCTGCCGCTGGCGGCACGGGCACGGAAGCACCCTGGCCAGTGGCCAGGATGGTGCGGTCATCTTCTGCAGCACTCATGAATGGATGGGAATTGGGCCGCGCAATCGAACCGGCTCGGCGCCGGTGAACCCGCCGCGGACACCGGGCCGGCGCGAGGCTGGCATGCCGCGCCGGTCTGCCAGTTGAGGCAACAAACGCTGGCAAGGTATACCAAAAAAACTACTTTGTACAGCTTGCCAGACAATGGCAGGACCTGGTTCCGGGCACTGCGGCTGTCACACGGGCAAGTGTTGTTTGACAAGGTTTCCCGAGCTTTCCATGGCTAAACTCGCAAGAAATATCCATGGCGGGAATCGTAAAAAGTCAATACAAATCTTTGCATTGAGACCAAAAATTTCGCGTGCTTTTTTGGTTTGTTCTCAATTATAGTGGCCAGCGTGTTAAAGATCTTCTCTTAACATGATTTGAAAAGCTATGGCGCACGATGCTTCGTGGGCCCGGCCCTGCCTGAACAATCAGGCAAGCTGCCGACTGGAACTGGTGGTGTTTTTTATATGCGGTTCGCCGCGGGAGTGTGAATGAGCGTGATCGACATTGACGCCTTGTTGCTGGAAATTGACCCGGCAGCACCTTGTGGCCCCAATCTCGAATACGATCCGGTCTTTGTCGCGCTGGAGCAGGAATCGCTCGGCAAGCCGGAAGTGCAGTACGGCGACACCATTACGCCGGCCGTGCCCCCTGACTGGAAGGTGGTGCGGCGCATGGCCACCGAATTGCTCGAGCGCAGCCGCGACCTGCGCCTGGCGGTGCACCTGCTGCGCGCCAACCTGGCCCTGTCCGGCATGCCGGGCTTTGCCGACAGCATCGCCCTGATCGAGCGCCTGCTCGAAGAGCGCTGGGACAGCATCCATCCCCAGCTCGATCCTGACGACGACCTTGACCCCACCCTGCGCATCAATTCGCTGGCCATTCTTGCCGACACCGGCACGCTGCTGCGCGAACTCAAGGATGCCACCCTGGTGGTATTGCCCGGCCTTGGGCCGCTGAGCATCAAGATGCTGGAAGTGGCTAATGGCGAAGTGCCGCCGGCGGCCGGGCAGGAAAAGCTGGCCATCGGTTCCATCGAGCGCGCCGCCGCCGACGTGGCGCCCGAACAGATGGCCGCAGCGGTCGATGCGCTGGCGCGGGCGCTCGCTGCCACCGTCAACATTGAAGTCATCCTGGTGCGCCAGGTTGGCAGTTCGCAGGCGCTCAACCTCGACAGCCTCACCCGTCCCCTGCGCAAGGGGCACGAATTCCTGGTGCGCTCGCAGCAGGGAGGAGATGCCGGTGGCGGCGGCGAGGCGGCAGAGGGCGAGCCGGCCGGCGCCGACGGCGGCGCGCGCGCGGCCCGCACCGCCATCAGCGGCGACATCGCCAGCCGCGACGACGTGGTGCGCATGCTCGACAAGCTGGTGCAGTACTACAGCCGGCACGAGCCATCGAGCCCGATTCCGATCCTGCTCGAGCGCGCCAAGCGCCTCGTCCCCATGAATTTCTTCGAGATCATGGAAGACCTGGCGCCGGAAGGCATGGCGCAGCTGGCCGTCATCCGCGGACCGGATGGTTCGGCGCCGGCCGACGAGTATTAAGCAGCAACCGCAACGACGCACGCCGTCGCCAAGCATTCGCCAGGCAGTATCGGGCAATACGACATTCATGTTGTTCAATCGTGGGGGTATCAATCGTGGGTAAAGAGAGTAGCCAGAAGTTCATCGCGCGCAACCGTGCGCCGCGCGTGCAGATCGAGTACGACGTCGAAGTCTATGGCGCCGAAAAGAAAATCCAGTTGCCATTCGTGATGGGCGTGATGGCCGACCTGAGCGGCCAGCCGGCCGATCCGCTGGCCCCTGTCGCCGAGCGCAAGTTTCTGGAAATCGATGTCGACAATTTCGACGAGCGCCTGAAGGCCATGAAGCCGCGCGTGGCGGTACAGGTGCCCAACACGCTCACCGGCGAAGGCAATATGTCGGTCGAGATGACGTTTGAAAACATGGATGACTTCACCCCGGCCGCCATTGCGCGCAAGGTCGCACCCCTGGCCAAGCTGCTCGAAGCGCGCGGCCAGCTGGCCAACCTGATGACCTACATGGACGGCAAGACCGGCGCCGAAGACCTGATCGCCAAGCTGCTGGCCGAGCCGGCCCTGATGCAGGCGCTCACCTCCGCCCCCAAGCCACAAGAATAATCTGACTGCTGGAGAATAACGATGGCTGAACTACAAGCACAAACTGAACAAACGGGCGGCACGCTCGAGATGAGCGATTTCGGCAGCCTGCTGCAGAAAGAATTCAAGCCGCAGTCGGACAAGGCCAAGGAATCGGTCGAAAACGCCGTGCGCACCCTGGCCGAGCAGGCCCTGCAGGGCAGCAACCTCATTTCCGGCGACGTGCTGGGCACGATTGAAAGCCTGATTGCCGCCCTTGACCGCAAGCTGAGCGAACAGATCAACCTGATCTTGCACACGCCCGAGTTCCAGTCGGTGGAAGGGGCCTGGCGCGGCCTGCACCACCTGGTCAGCAATACCGAGACCGATGAAACGCTCAAGATCCGCGTGATGAACATCTCCAAGAACGAACTGGGCAAGACGCTCAAGAAGTTCAAGGGCACGGCCTGGGACCAGAGCCCGATCTTCAAGAAGATGTACGAGGAAGAGTTTGGCCAGTTCGGCGGCGAGCCTTTTGGCGCCATCGTGGCCGACTACTATTTCGACAACAGCGCACCGGACGTGGAACTGCTGACCGGGATGGCAAAGGTGGCGGCCGCCGCTCACGCGCCGTTCATTTCGGCCGCCGCGCCATCGGTCATGCTGATGGAATCGTGGCAGGAGCTGGCCAATCCGCGCGACCTGACCAAGATTTTCCAGACCCCGGAACACGCCGCCTGGCGCTCGTTCCGCGAGTCCGAGGATTCGCGCTATGTGGGCCTGGCCATGCCGCGCTTCCTGGCGCGCCAGCCGTACGGCGCCAAGACCGACCCGGTGGAGGAATTCGATTTCGAGGAAGATACCTCGGCCGCCCAGAGCAAGAACTACACCTGGGCCAATGCGGCCTACGCCATGGCCGTCAACATCAACCGCTCGTTCAAGGAATACGGCTGGTGCTCGCGCATTCGCGGCATCGAGTCCGGCGGCGCGGTGGAAGGCTTGCCGGTGCATTCCTTCCCGACCGATGACGGCGGCGTCGACATGCAGTGCCCGACCGAGATCGCCATCTCCGACCGGCGCGAAGCGGAACTGGCGGCCAATGGCTTCATGCCGCTGGTGCACAAGAAAAATACCGACTTTGCCGCCTTCATCGGCGCCCAGTCGCTGCACAAGCCGGCCGAATACGATGACCCGGATGCGACGGCCAACGCCAACCTGGCGGCCCGCCTGCCTTACCTGTTCTCGACCTGCCGCTTTGCCCACTACCTCAAGTGCATCGTGCGCGACAAGATCGGCTCGTTCAAGGAACGCGACGAGATGCAGCGCTGGCTGACCAACTGGATCACCCAGTACGTCGACGGCGATCCGGTCAATTCGAGCGAAAACACCAAGGCGCGCAAGCCGCTGGCCGCCGCCGAAGTGGTGTTGGAGGAAGTCGAAGGCAATCCAGGGTATTACAGCTCCAAGTTTTACCTGCGTCCCCACTACCAGCTCGAAGGCCTGACCGTGTCGCTGCGCCTGGTGTCGAAGCTGCCTTCGGCAAAGGGCTGATCGGGGCCGGCATCGCTGTCTGTAGCAAAGTCAGGGCAGGTACATCCGTGCCTGCCCATTTTATCCACATCCGCCGGCATCGTTCCGGCACACTAGGGGAAATACAATGGCATTAGATATGTTCATCAATATGGGCGCCAACATCGTCGGCGAATCGGCTGACAAGGTGCAAGGTCCAAAGGGCGACATCGACGTCCTGGCCTGGAGCTGGGGCATGTCGCAGTCCGGCACCACCCACATGGGCAGCGGCGGCGGCGCCGGCAAGGCCAACTTCCAGGACCTGTCGTTCACCAAGTACATCGACGCGTCCAGCAATGCCTTGATGATCTCGCTGGCCAAGGGCACCCACATCCCGAAAGTGGTGCTGCTGGCGCGCAAGGCCGGTGAAGGCCAGAAGACCTACCTCAGCATCGAGATGGAAGACGTCATGGTCACGTCGCTCTCGACCGGCGGCAGCGGCGGTGAAGACCGCCTGACGGAAAACGTCACGCTCAACTTCGCCAAGGTGAAGTTTGCCTACGCACCGCAGTCGAAGACCGGCGCCAAGGGCGGCGACAAGGAATTCGTCTGGGACATCGCAGGCAACGCAGAGAAGTAATCAGGTAAAGCCGGGCGGCGCGCCTGCGCCGTCCAATCACACTGGCCGGGACGCTCATGACTGCACAACAATTTATCCGCGAAGGCAAGCTGGCCGAGGCACTGGCCGCACTGCAGGACATGGTGCGCAAGGATGCGGCCAACGCCAGGCACCGCGTGTTCCTGTTCCAGTTGCTGTGCGTGATGGGACAGTGGAAACGCGCCCTCACGCAGCTCAATGTGGCGGGCGAACTCGATCCGGCCACCTTGCCCATGGTGCAAACCTACCGCGAAGCGATCCAGTGCGAAGCGCTGCGCGGCGAAATTTTCAAGGCGGCGCATGCGCCCCTCATTTTTGGCGCCCCGCCGGCCTGGATGGCGCTCCTGCTCGAAGCAATCAAGGCCGACGCCGCGGGCGACCTGGCGCGTGCCGACGATGCCCGGGCCCGGGCATTCGATGCCGCCCCCGCCTGCGCCGGCAGCATCGATGGCCAGCGCTTCAACTGGCTGGCAGACGCCGACCAGCGCCTCGGACCGGTAATGGAAGCGGTGATCAATGGCCGCTACTTCTGGATTCCCATGCAGCGCATCAGCCGCATAGCGTTCGACCCTCCGAGCGACCTGCGCGACACGGTCTGGATGCCGGCCTCGTTCACCTGGACCAATGGCGCGCAAACGGTGGGCCTGGTGCCGACCCGCTATGTCGACACCCTCTCCAGCGGCGACGATGCGCTGTTGCTGGCGCGCCGTACCGAATGGATCGAAGACGGGGAACTGGCCGGGCACGGGATGGGCCAGCGCATGCTGGTCACCGACGCCGGCGAATATGCCCTGATGGACGTGCGCGTGATCGAATTTGACGTGCGCGAGGAAGACGACGCCGGCGGCGCCGTTGACGCAGACGCGGCGGCGCGCTGACATGGCAGAACTTGCGCCACGCGAACGCTTGCAGCCGTCCCTGCTCGACCGCCTGACCGACGAGGAGCCGGGCAGCACGGTCGAGCCGCGCGAACGGCGCGTGCTGTCGCTGCGCACCCTGCGCGAAGGGGTGCTGCGCGACCTGGCGTGGCTGCTCAATACCACCAATTTGCTGTCGGTCACGAGCACGCCCCGCTTGCCCTACCTGGCAACGTCGGTCATCAACTACGGCGTGCCCGGGCTGGCCGGCAATGCGGTGTCCAACCTTGACATCGGCGCGCTGGAGCGGGGGATCCGCCAGGCGATCTGGGATTTCGAGCCGCGCCTGATCCGCAACACCGTCACCGTCAAGGCGATTTCCGCCGCCGGCGCCAGCCAGAACAAGCTCGATTTCGAGATTGAAGCGGACCTGTGGGCCCAGCCCTATCCGGAGCGCCTGTACCTCAAGACCGAACTTGACCTCGAACGCGGCGCGGTGCTGCTGTCCGAGACGGGCGGCAGGGGCATGAAATGAACCCGCGCTTCCTGCGGTATTACAGCCAGGAGCTGCAGCACCTGCGCGAAGGGGGCGGCGAGTTCGCCCAGGAATTTCCCAAGATTGCAGGCCGCCTGGGGCTGGACAGCTTTGAATGCGCCGATCCCTACGTCGAGCGCCTGCTGGAAGGCTTCAGCTTCATGGCCGCCCGGGTGCAGATGAAGATCGATGGCGAGTTCCCGCGCTTCACCCAGCACCTGTCGGAACTGGTGTATCCCCACCTGCTGGCGCCCACGCCGTCCATGACCGTGGTGCAGCTGCAGCCTGACCTGTCCAACCCGGCCCTGCTGCCCGGTTACGAGGTGGCGCGCGGCAGCGCCCTGCGCAGCGTGCTGGGCAAGGGCGACAATACGGCCTGCGAATTTCGCACCGCGCACGCGGTCACGCTGTGGCCGATCGAGATCGCCGAAGCGAAGTTCTTCACCCACGGCGGCGCCCAGGCCGGCCTGAATGTCCAGCTGCCGCCGGCGGTCAAGGCAGGCGTGCGGCTGCGCCTGAAAAGCACCGGCGCCGCCTTCAAGGATCTGCCGCTCGACAAGCTGCAGCTGCACGTGCGCGGGGCTGACGAAATGCCGGTGCGCATCTACGAAGCCCTGCTCGGCAGCGTGGCAGGGGTGCTGGTCGCGCCGGTGGCGCGCCCGGCCTCCTGGCACCGCCTGCTGCCCAAGAGCGCGCTGCGCCCGCTCGGCTTTGCCGACACCGAGTCGCTGCTCCCGAGCGGCAAGCGCACGTTCCGGGGTTACCGGCTGCTGCAGGAATACTTCGCCTTCCCACAGCGCTATCAGTTCCTGGAGCTGGCCGGGCTGCGCGACGCGCTGCGCCAGTGCGCCGAGCGCGAGATCGAGATCACGATCCTGCTCGGACGCGCCGATGCCCAGCTTGAGAAGTCGCTGGACGCTTCCAATTTTGCCCTGCACTGCACCCCGGCGATCAACCTGTTCCAGCGCCGCACCGACCGCATCAATGTCAGCGGCGAACAGCTTGAATACCATGTGCTGGTGGACCGCACGCGCCCGATGGATTACGAAGTGTTCCAGGTCGAATCCGTCACTGCCTACGGGGCCGGCCCCAATTCGGAGCAGGCCTTCCAGCCTTTTTACACGGCCAAGGATATCGGCACCCTGCACCAGGCCCGGGCCTTTTTCCAGATCCGGCGCGAGGCGCGCCAGGTGTCGCAGCGCCAGCGCCGCGACGGTCCCCGTTCGAGCTATATCGGCAGCGAAGCCTATATCGCCATTGTCGATGCGGCCGAAGCGCCCTACAGCGCCGACCTGCGCCAGCTGGGCCTGACCGTGTCCTGCACCAACCGCGACCTGCCGCTGTCCATGGCTGTTGGCGTGGGCAAGACCGATTTCATCCTCGACGATGGCGCCCCGGTCACGGCCGTGCGCTGCCTGTCGGGCCCCAGCCAGCCGCACCCGTCGTTTGCCGAGGGCAGCATGGCCTGGCGCCTGCTCAACCAGCTCTCGCTCAATTACCTGTCGCTGCTCGACACCGATCCGCAGCAGGGCGCGGTGGCCCTGCGCGAAATGCTGGCCCTGTACTGCCATCCGGCGGACATGAATGCCCAGCGCCAGGTGGAAGGGGTGCGCTCCATCAGTTCCAGGGCGATCACCCGCCGCATGCCGTCGCCCGGACCGATCACGGTCGGACGCGGCATTGAAATTACGGTGACACTTGACGATGCGGCATTTGAAGGCACCGGCGCCTTTGTGCTGGGCGCCGTGCTGAGCGAATTCTTTGCCCAGTACGTGTCGATCAATTCGTTTACCGAAACCGTGGTGCGCACCATCGGACGCGGCGAAATCATGCGCTGGCCATCGAAAGTGGGCGTATGCGCGACCCTGTAGAACTGGATTTTTTGCTGGAAGCGAAGGCGGCGCGCATGGATTTTTACCAGGTGCTGCGCCTGCTGGAAAACGCGCGCCCCGACCTGCCGCGCATCGGCACCTCGCTGCGCCCGCGTGATGACGCGGTGCGCTTCGGCCAGGATCCCGCGCTCGTATTCCACCCCACCATGCTGGCACACTTCACGCGTGCCAGCGGTGACGCCAAGGCGCGACTGGCGGTCAATTTTTTTGGCCTGCTTGGGGCCAACGGGCCAATGCCGGTGCATATCACCGAGTATGTGCGCGACCGCCTGCGCCACGGCGGCGACGCCACCATGCTCGCCTTTCTGGACGTGTTCCACCACCGCATGCTGGCGCTGTTCTACCGCGCCCGCGCCGTGGCCGAGCCCGTGATCAGCCTGGACCGCGCCGACGGCGACCGCTTTTCCACCTTTGTCGGCAGCATGTTTGGCATTGGCGCACCGGCGCTGCGCGAACGCGACGCCATTGGCGACTTCGCCAAGCTGCATTTTGCCGGACTGCTGGCCAACAAGGCGCGGCCGGCGGCGGGCCTGGTCACGATCCTGAGCGAGTATTTCAAGCTGCCGGTCCAGGTCGAGCAATTTTGCGGCCACTGGATGCGCATGCCGGCCGAAATCCAGAGCCGCCTGGGCGCGCATGAAAACGGCAATCGCCTGGGCACTTCACTGATCATGGGCCGCAGCGTGTGGGACTGCCAGCACAAGTTCCGCATCGTGATCGGGCCGCTCGACTACGCCGACTACCAGCGCTTCATGCCGGGCGGCGAGAGCATGCAGCGCCTGCTCGCGTGGGT
This region of Massilia sp. PAMC28688 genomic DNA includes:
- a CDS encoding ShlB/FhaC/HecB family hemolysin secretion/activation protein, with amino-acid sequence MTARFCNWVLLFACPSLLLLAGSASGQGGATSVRVEGNTLLAPQTLAELTSAVSQQPPLSELKALAARIQNAYRDAGYGGVVAYVPPQEATNGQIVVRVVEGKIAVVRVTGNKHFATANIRAGLPHLREGSTPSVRAINRDIQLTNNNPAKHVNVSLAAGKEAGTIDAQVDVADSRPVQYLFGYNNTGTAMTGRHRVSIGVEHANLFDRDHVGTLQLQTSPGYPNRVQILSAGYRVPLYALAASFDAFVAYSTVSNGKTATPAGPLSFTGKGTIVGLRANRHLERRGDYDHHVTLGLDWRAYKDDCSIGDFGAAACGSAAVDVTTVPLTLSYTGQQGGAALNYGYNASLASNIAGSSQATFEAARPGAQRRYLLSRLSGFVDRPLGAGSGINLRAEAQMSADPLISAEKFGIGGANSVRGYAERELAGDAGLLLRLELAVPAREWQQGVRLRPYLFLDHGLVRNHGDMPCSGLQRTCELTGTGVGVRLSAQKLASASLDIGRAMKRGPTSEPGDIRAHAALNLVF
- a CDS encoding OmpA family protein, whose product is MKIPSLLAACILAAALPAQGQETPVIGEGQAEMGVLVDALAPKAPVRTRGIGLARDKAAAKPAAPAKVSLLITFEPNSAALTASSRQSLEVVGQALASEKLSPFRFAIEGHADPRGLAANNLKLSQLRAESVRAYLVNTMQIDGARLDAIGKGDRELMNKAVPEAPENRRVTIVNLSR
- a CDS encoding serine/threonine-protein kinase, which produces MSAAEDDRTILATGQGASVPVPPAAAGGNDSVLPNGTRVGEFEITGVLGIGGFGIVYLAYDSSLERQVALKEYMPSFARRGIGAHVSVLSSQHADSLEAGRRSFINEAKLLAQFDHPSLVKVYRFWEDNGTAYMVMPYYRGPTLKQALLARAAPPDEAWLKALLAPLLDALEQLHASRCYHRDIAPDNILMLEEGRPLLLDFGAARRAVGDSNNAFTVILKQNYAPIEQYAEMPGMGQGPWTDLYALASVVHFVIDGNPPPPAMSRMMTDPYVPLASRHADRFSSGFLEAIDGALAFKPADRPQSVAAFRSLLGLEAGERTHMAPPAMPAAPATPAAPVSAKPQRTMMVAGLGLAGLALAGLAAFLLGRGDAPGGPSEGIATAPAPAVAAAGTDPAALATPAAPVTAAAPAAADTAAEPAPFDSVAALDAILAEAEPERKVTVDLANSRVRIEKDYIKFSIHSTHAGHVYVLMVGTDSKDPVMLFPNARDKANRIGAGQTISLPRPAWPIMAYGPAGIDHFVVMVSDTPRDFGPSGLAAGAPFSSFPVARIAELQRTHRGATPLLAGVADCAGTPCAGTYGAAAFSIREVVP
- the tssA gene encoding type VI secretion system protein TssA, which codes for MSVIDIDALLLEIDPAAPCGPNLEYDPVFVALEQESLGKPEVQYGDTITPAVPPDWKVVRRMATELLERSRDLRLAVHLLRANLALSGMPGFADSIALIERLLEERWDSIHPQLDPDDDLDPTLRINSLAILADTGTLLRELKDATLVVLPGLGPLSIKMLEVANGEVPPAAGQEKLAIGSIERAAADVAPEQMAAAVDALARALAATVNIEVILVRQVGSSQALNLDSLTRPLRKGHEFLVRSQQGGDAGGGGEAAEGEPAGADGGARAARTAISGDIASRDDVVRMLDKLVQYYSRHEPSSPIPILLERAKRLVPMNFFEIMEDLAPEGMAQLAVIRGPDGSAPADEY
- the tssB gene encoding type VI secretion system contractile sheath small subunit, producing the protein MGKESSQKFIARNRAPRVQIEYDVEVYGAEKKIQLPFVMGVMADLSGQPADPLAPVAERKFLEIDVDNFDERLKAMKPRVAVQVPNTLTGEGNMSVEMTFENMDDFTPAAIARKVAPLAKLLEARGQLANLMTYMDGKTGAEDLIAKLLAEPALMQALTSAPKPQE